Proteins encoded in a region of the Sporocytophaga myxococcoides DSM 11118 genome:
- a CDS encoding alanine dehydrogenase has protein sequence MKSSLKSGIEALAKEHALYPQEALLKIPEGTTRLNIGIPKEIQDLENRVCLTPEAVALLVNNGHDVVVETGAGISAKYSDKEYSDAGAKIAYSSQEVFQSNIVLKIEPPTIQEISMMKPGSTLFSALQISTLTPELVQAINKQKLIALGFEFIEDKVGGMPVVRAMSEIAGSTVMLIAAEYLNSKNGKGVILGGITGVPPTKVVILGAGTVAEYAVRAAAGLGCEVKIFDNQVYKLRRLKHDLGLQIYTSTIDTITLRKELREADVVIGSLRSDEGSPCVVTEDMVAEMMPNSVIIDVSIDQGGCFETSRVTSHKNPVFRKYDVIHYCVPNIASRVARTATTALSNIFTPIILQIAKKGGTEELIYSKEWFMKGVYSYKGSLTNPYIAKKFNMKYKDMKLILAARF, from the coding sequence ATGAAAAGCAGCTTAAAATCGGGTATTGAAGCTCTGGCAAAAGAACATGCCTTATATCCTCAGGAAGCACTATTGAAAATTCCTGAAGGTACAACCCGTCTTAATATTGGTATTCCTAAAGAGATACAGGATCTGGAAAATAGGGTCTGTCTCACTCCGGAGGCGGTAGCATTGTTGGTTAATAATGGCCATGATGTGGTTGTCGAAACCGGTGCTGGTATATCTGCAAAATATTCAGATAAAGAATACAGTGACGCTGGCGCTAAAATAGCCTATTCTTCACAGGAAGTATTTCAGTCTAATATTGTTCTAAAGATTGAACCGCCAACCATTCAGGAAATAAGCATGATGAAGCCAGGAAGTACTTTGTTTTCTGCACTTCAGATTTCAACGCTTACACCAGAACTTGTTCAGGCTATCAATAAGCAAAAGTTAATTGCTCTTGGCTTTGAATTTATTGAAGATAAGGTAGGAGGGATGCCAGTGGTAAGAGCAATGAGCGAAATAGCTGGCAGTACTGTTATGCTTATTGCAGCTGAATATCTCAATAGCAAGAATGGTAAGGGAGTTATATTAGGGGGAATTACAGGGGTGCCGCCTACAAAAGTAGTTATTCTTGGAGCTGGAACTGTAGCGGAATATGCAGTCCGAGCTGCTGCCGGATTGGGATGTGAAGTAAAGATTTTTGACAACCAGGTTTATAAACTCAGGAGATTAAAGCATGATCTGGGACTTCAGATTTATACTTCTACAATTGACACCATTACTTTAAGAAAAGAATTGAGAGAAGCAGATGTAGTAATAGGTTCTTTAAGATCTGACGAGGGAAGTCCTTGTGTAGTAACCGAAGATATGGTTGCTGAAATGATGCCTAATTCAGTGATTATCGATGTAAGTATTGATCAGGGTGGTTGCTTCGAAACAAGCAGGGTTACAAGTCATAAGAATCCTGTCTTCAGAAAATATGATGTAATACACTATTGTGTCCCCAATATTGCATCAAGAGTCGCCAGAACAGCGACAACCGCATTAAGCAATATATTTACTCCCATTATTTTGCAGATTGCTAAAAAGGGTGGGACAGAGGAATTGATATATTCTAAAGAGTGGTTCATGAAAGGGGTATATTCTTATAAAGGAAGCCTTACCAATCCTTATATAGCTAAGAAATTTAATATGAAGTATAAGGATATGAAATTGATCTTAGCTGCTAGATTTTGA
- the tsaE gene encoding tRNA (adenosine(37)-N6)-threonylcarbamoyltransferase complex ATPase subunit type 1 TsaE, producing MGESTQPFKILLSKDLSELKQVAGEIIKFAGSEKVWLFEGEIGAGKTTLIKEICKGLGVSENVSSPTFALVNEYLGTNSNSIYHFDFYRLKSETEALDIGSEEYFSSGNICLIEWPSKIESLIPPHHLRISLKVDNNQQRIFHLSKT from the coding sequence ATGGGAGAAAGTACACAACCTTTTAAAATATTACTGAGCAAGGACCTTTCCGAACTCAAACAAGTAGCAGGGGAAATAATAAAATTTGCCGGATCGGAAAAGGTATGGCTGTTTGAAGGTGAGATTGGAGCAGGAAAGACAACTTTGATCAAGGAAATATGCAAAGGACTGGGTGTTTCTGAAAATGTCAGTAGTCCTACGTTTGCTCTGGTAAATGAATATCTAGGAACTAACAGCAACAGCATTTACCACTTTGATTTTTACAGACTAAAAAGCGAGACTGAGGCTCTTGATATAGGGAGTGAAGAGTATTTTTCTTCAGGAAATATATGTCTTATTGAGTGGCCTTCAAAAATAGAATCTCTTATTCCTCCTCATCATTTAAGAATTTCTCTAAAAGTAGATAATAATCAACAAAGAATTTTTCATCTTTCTAAAACATGA